Below is a genomic region from Paenibacillus rhizovicinus.
TACGCTAAACGTCAAAGCGGGCACGATCGGGATTCATAAGGCTTACGAAGAATCCGGCATCACGCTGCCGCTGATGATTTCCGGAACGATCGAGCCGATGGGCACGACGCTCGCGGGACAGAACATCGAATCCTTCTATATTTCCTTGGAGCATATGAACCCGATCTCGATCGGTCTGAACTGCGCCACGGGACCGGAATTCATGCGCGACCATATCCGAACGTTGTCGGGTCTTGCGAGAACGGCTGTCAGCGTGTATCCAAATGCCGGACTGCCGGACGAGAACGGCAACTATCATGAATCGCCTGCTTCGCTGGCAAAGAAAATCGCCGATTTCGCCGAGCATGGCTGGCTGAATATTGCAGGGGGCTGCTGCGGAACGACGCCGGCGCATATTAAGGCGCTTGCGGAAACGCTGGCAAATTACGAGCCGCGTAAGCAATTCGGCGATCATCCGCCGGCGGTTTCCGGAATCGAGACCGTTTTTATCGAAGAGGAGAACCGTCCGATCATGATCGGGGAGCGGACGAATATTTCCGGTTCGCGGAAATTCAAACGTCTGATCAAGGAAGAGAAGTTCGATGAAGCGTCCGAAATCGCCCGCGCCCAAGTGAAGGGCGGCGCGCATGTTATCGATATCAACCTTCAAGATACCGATATCGACGAGTCCTATGCGGTACACCGGTTCCTGCCGGAAGTCGTGAAGAAGATCAAAGTGCCGCTGATGCTGGATTCGACGTACGATCATATCATCGAGCTGGGCTTGAAATATTCGCAGGGCAAAGCAATCATCAACTCCATCAACCTGGAGGACGGCGAGTCGAAATTCGAGAAAATTTTGCCGCTGATCCATCGTTACGGGGCAGCTGTCGTATGTATTCTGATCGACGAGCGCGGTCAAGCGGTTTCGCGCGAAGCGAAGATGGAAGTAGCTACGCGATCGTACGAGCTGTTGACAGGAAAATACGGCATGCAGCCGGAAGATATTATTTTCGACCCGAACATGTTCCCGGTCGGCTCCGGCGACCCGCAGTACATCGGTTCCGCCGTGGAAACGATCGAAGGCATTAAGATGATCAAAGCCAAGTACCCGCGGGCGAAGACGATCCTTGGACTCAGCAACATCTCGTTCGGTTTGCCGGACGCGGGCCGCGAGGTGCTGAATTCGGTATACTTGTACCATACGACGAAAGCCGGCCTCGACTACGCGATCGTCAATACGGAGAAGCTGGAGCGTTACGCATCCATTCCGGAAGAAGAGCGCCGCTTGGCGGAAGAGCTTATCTACAATACGAACGACGAGACGCTTGCCGCGTTCGTCGCTGCTTTCCGCGAGAAGAAGGTCGTGAAGAAGGAGAAGATCTCAACCTTGACGCTGGAGGAGCGCCTGGCTTCTTACGTCGTGGAAGGAACGAAGGAAGGTCTGTATCCCGATCTCGATATCGCAATGGGCAAGTATTCGCCGCTCGAAATCATTAACGGACCGCTGATGCGCGGCATGGAAGAAGTCGGACGGCTGTTCAACAATAACGAGCTGATCGTCGCGGAGGTGCTGCAAAGCGCCGAAGTCATGAAGGCGTCGGTCACCTATTTGGAACCGCATATGGAGAAGACGGAAAGCGCGGTCAAAGGCAAGATCATGCTGGCAACGGTTAAGGGCGACGTGCATGACATCGGGAAAAACCTGGTGGAGATCATTTTGTCCAACAACGGTTACAAAATCATCAATCTGGGTATCAAGGTACCACCGGATCAAATCATTGAAGCGTACCGGAAGGAACCGGTCGATGCGATCGGACTGTCCGGCTTGCTCGTCAAATCAGCGCAGCAGATGGTCTTGACGGCGCAGGATTTACGCAATGCCGGCATCGATGCGCCGATCTTGGTCGGCGGCGCCGCGCTAACGAGGAAGTTCACGAAGACGCGGATCGGTCCGGAATACGACGGCCTTGTCTTGTATGCGAAGGACGCGATGGACGGACTGGATATCGCAAACAAGCTGATGGATCAGCATCATCGCCTTGCGTACGAGGAAGAAATGGCGGCGTACAAAGCTTCAGGCGGCTTGGAAGACGAAGTGAAGAAGCCGTTGCCTGAACTGACGCGCGCGGTGAAATCGAATATCTCGGTCGATGCGCCGGTCTATATTCCGCCTGACCTGGACCGTCACGTGCTCCGCAATGTGCCAGTCCCGCACATCGTGCCGTATGTCAACATGCAAATGCTGCTTGGGCACCATTTGGGACTTAAGGGAAATGTCGACACGCTGTTGAAAGAAGGCAACGATAAGGCAGTCAGCCTGAAGGCGACTGTCGACGGTTTGTTGGATGAAGCGGCGAAAGGCATGCTGCAAGCTCATGGGATGTATCAATTCTTCCCGGCACAGTCTTCGGGCAACGACATTATCATTTATGATCCGAAGCAGCCGGGAGTGGAAATCAAACGTTTCTCCTTCCCGCGCCAGCAAGTGGAGCCTTATCTCTGCTTGGCGGACTACTTGAAGTCCGTGGAAAGCGGCGTGATGGATTACGTCGGCTTCCTCGTCGTTACGGCGGGCGAAGGCGTGCGCGAGAAAGCGAGCGAGGCCAAAGACAACGGCGATTACCTGCGCATGCATGCGCTGCAATCCGTCGCGCTGGAAGTTGCCGAGGCGATGGCGGAACGCGTGCATCACTTGATGCGCGATTCATGGGGCTTCCCGGATCATCCGGATATGACGATGAAACAGCGCCATGGCGCCCGTTATCAAGGTATCCGCGTGTCGTTCGGTTATCCGGCATGTCCGAACCTGGAGGACCAAGGGCCGCTGTTCGAGCTCATGCATCCGGAAGATATCGGCGTGCAGCTGACGGAAGGATTCATGATGGAACCGGAAGCTTCGGTGTCCGCCATGGTCTTCGCACATCCGGAAGCGCAATATTTTAACGTCGAGAAAGTGTAAGCAAAAGCAGAAGTACCCTCCAAAGCATGGTATGAACCGTGCCCTTTGGAGGGTATTGTTATAAGTATTGCCGTCAGGCGAAGGAATGGAGGGAGCAGCTTGCAGCTAATGTTTCTTGGCACCAGCGCAGGAAGACCGACGCGATCCCGCAATGTCACATCGATTGCCTTGTCGCTGCCCGAGCCGCAATGCGGCTTCTGGTTGTTCGATGTAGGTGAAGGTACGCAGCATCGGATGCTCGGCAGCAAGCTCAA
It encodes:
- the metH gene encoding methionine synthase, whose product is MTRPTIQEMMAKRILILDGAMGTMIQQRDLGPDDFGGEELEGCNEMLVLTRPDVIQEIHEEYLAAGADILETNTFGATGVVLAEYDIPEKAREINLAAAKLARAAADKYSTPDHPRFVAGALGPTTKTLSVTGGVTFDQLVDDYYEQALALIEGGVDAMLLETSQDTLNVKAGTIGIHKAYEESGITLPLMISGTIEPMGTTLAGQNIESFYISLEHMNPISIGLNCATGPEFMRDHIRTLSGLARTAVSVYPNAGLPDENGNYHESPASLAKKIADFAEHGWLNIAGGCCGTTPAHIKALAETLANYEPRKQFGDHPPAVSGIETVFIEEENRPIMIGERTNISGSRKFKRLIKEEKFDEASEIARAQVKGGAHVIDINLQDTDIDESYAVHRFLPEVVKKIKVPLMLDSTYDHIIELGLKYSQGKAIINSINLEDGESKFEKILPLIHRYGAAVVCILIDERGQAVSREAKMEVATRSYELLTGKYGMQPEDIIFDPNMFPVGSGDPQYIGSAVETIEGIKMIKAKYPRAKTILGLSNISFGLPDAGREVLNSVYLYHTTKAGLDYAIVNTEKLERYASIPEEERRLAEELIYNTNDETLAAFVAAFREKKVVKKEKISTLTLEERLASYVVEGTKEGLYPDLDIAMGKYSPLEIINGPLMRGMEEVGRLFNNNELIVAEVLQSAEVMKASVTYLEPHMEKTESAVKGKIMLATVKGDVHDIGKNLVEIILSNNGYKIINLGIKVPPDQIIEAYRKEPVDAIGLSGLLVKSAQQMVLTAQDLRNAGIDAPILVGGAALTRKFTKTRIGPEYDGLVLYAKDAMDGLDIANKLMDQHHRLAYEEEMAAYKASGGLEDEVKKPLPELTRAVKSNISVDAPVYIPPDLDRHVLRNVPVPHIVPYVNMQMLLGHHLGLKGNVDTLLKEGNDKAVSLKATVDGLLDEAAKGMLQAHGMYQFFPAQSSGNDIIIYDPKQPGVEIKRFSFPRQQVEPYLCLADYLKSVESGVMDYVGFLVVTAGEGVREKASEAKDNGDYLRMHALQSVALEVAEAMAERVHHLMRDSWGFPDHPDMTMKQRHGARYQGIRVSFGYPACPNLEDQGPLFELMHPEDIGVQLTEGFMMEPEASVSAMVFAHPEAQYFNVEKV